The genomic stretch ATGTAAATAAAGTCTTGATCTGTTAATTGACTAGACTCTGATTCTGATGTTGTTTTTGTAGAAACTGGCGGGATGGTTGTGTTGGCAGGGGGAACGTTTTTAGAGCAAGCTGAAAGAGCCAACAATGATATTGTTAACAATATTAAGAGAGATTTTTTCATATTAATGTTTCTCCTTTTTTCTCTTGTAGGGATTGATTTTCTCAGGCTTCTTTTTCTCATTCTTGTTTTCTTTTTTGGTCACGGTAATCATAGAACTGACCGCAAGTAAAATTCCTAAGGTGAACATCGCTGCTCCATTTGCGGTGCCCAGCTGATTGGCGAAAGCACCGATTAAGACGCCACCAACGGCAAGAAGCAAAATTCGCAATGTTTTGTTCATGGTATCCTCCTTAATCCGGGCAGTTATGTTTTTCTAAAAATTCTTTGATTTTTTCAAAACTTTCCTGGCTTAAATCGTGCTCGATTTTGCAACTGTCTTCGTAAGCGGTTTCCTTGGATACGCCAAGAGCCATCAATGCTTTGGCAAGTACGTGGTGCCGTTCATACATGTTATCGGCAACTTGCATACCTTGTTCTGTTAAGGTAATATTTCCAAGTTCATCCACCACCAAAAAACCTTCTTCTCGCAGGTTTTTCATTGCTACGGATACGCTGGGCTTGGATACATTTAAATGATGAGCCACATCAATGCTTCTGACGTTTCCCAATTCTTTTTTTAGGATTAAAACGGCTTCTAAATAATTTTCGCCGGATTCTTTTAATTTCATTTTAAAAACCTCCGATTTTTTTGGGGGGATTGTTTGCTAAAATAGCAAAAAACTAAAAAATACATTGAACCAGTATCATATAAAATACGGTTCCACCACCAACGCTGAATAAAATATTCCGCTTCCACAGATGTACGGCGGTGATGGCTAATAGTGCTATTGCTTCGGGAAGTCCGTGAGACCATTGTAAAATAGAAACATCCTTTAAACAATATACCAACAGCATTCCGATGGTTGCATAGGGGAGCATCTTGCCTAAGTAGAGAATAAATTTGGGCGTTTTTTTATGGGGCGGAAACAGTAAAAATGGTAAAGCTCTGGTCAAAAAGGTGGCAACTGCCGATACCCCAATGATAAGCAGTGCCTGATGGATTGGAAGTGTCATACCAGTTTCGCCTCCAATCTTCTTTTTAAGATGCCGGAGCAAATTAAAATCAAGCTCATAGCAGGAAGTAAAAATCCTTCAGAACCCACAATCAGCAGACAAATAACAGAGATTCCGATTCCAACAAACTGGGGAATATGAGTTTTCGAATCTTTCCATTGGTCTAAGAAAATCACCATAAATAAGGCGGTCATTACAAAGTCAATCCCTTTGGAATTAAAGGGGATGGTGGAGCCGATAATATTTCCCAACACACAGCTTACAATCCAGTAAATATGGTCTAAAAAACCGATGGAGCAGTAAAACTGATGCTCGTCTACATCTTTTGGGGCTTTGATACCGCAGAGCAGGGAATAGGTTTCATCGGTTAAGGAAAACATCATATAAAACCGTTTTTTTTCTGCTTTTTTAAACCGTTCCAACAAGGATAAGCCGTAAAACAAATGGCGAAGGTTTACCATCAGCGTTACGAAAAAAGCGTTCCATAAGTCAAAAGGTGAGGTTAAAAAGCCAATCGCCACAAACTGACCGCTTCCTGCATACATACTCACGCTCATAATGAGTGCCCAAATAGGTCCGTAGCCTTTGCTGCTTAACAGGATGCCAAAGGCAGAGCCTAAAAATAAGTAGCCAAGCATGACGGGAATTGTATAGGGAAATGCTTTTTTTAAGGACTTGAGATTCATAAATTTAGATTTCTTTCTGAGATAATTTCTGTACTGCGTTTAATTTTTCTACATCCATTGTGGGATAGGTGCCGTCTTTGTATAACACTTTGCCGTCCACCATGGTAAGGCATACGTCTGTTCCTGATGCGGAATATACTAAGTTGTTGGTCAGATTGTGAACGGGTTTCCAGTAGGGAGCGTCCATATCTAACACAATTAAATCGGCGCGGTTGCCTACCTTTAATGCACCTGTGTCGCTACGTCCCTGAGCAATAGCGCCTGCTTTGGTTGCGGCATAGATTGCTTCTTTGGGGGTGATAATAGCAGGATCATTTGAGCGCACTTTCTGAAGCAGGGCAAAGAGCTTGATTTCTTCTATCATGTTTAAAGAGTTGTTGCTGGCCACGCTGTCGGTACCGATACCCACGTTGATGCCGTAATCAAATAAGGTTTTCACGTCACAGATACCGCTTGCCAGTTTTAAATTGGAAGCAGGGCAACTTGCCACGGATACGCCTTTTTCTTTCATAATGGCAAAATCGTCTCCCGAAAGATGCACACAGTGCGCCGCCAATACGGGAGAATCCAGCACGCCCAGATGATTGAAATATTCAATGGGAGTCATACCGTTATGACGTGCCATGCATTCTTTGTGTTCTTTTTCCGTTTCGGAAATGTGAATATGAATGGGCAGATGTTCTGTTTTTGCGTGTTCGGAAATTTCACGGATGGTGCGTTCGGTGTTGGTGTATTCCCCGTGAATGGAAAAATCAATTTTGATTTGTCCGTCGTTTTTATTATGATAATTTCTTACTAAGATTTTGTTTTCTTCATAAGCGGGCAAATCGTGATAGCTTGCATCGGAAAAGCAGGTGATACCACGGCTTAAATTGCATTTTACGCCCACTTCCAAGAATGCTTTTAGCATATCTTCGCAAAAGTAATACATATCACTGGTGGACACAATTCCAAACCGAAGCATTTCTGCAATCCCAAGCAAGGTGCCCACATAAATATCTTCGGAGGTCAGTTTATCTTCATAAGGGAAGATTTTTTTGTTGAGCCAGTCGTCTAAGGACAGATTTTCACCGTACCCTCTCATGAAGGTCATAGGAGTATGAGAGTGCAGATTGAAAAAACCTGTCATCAGAAGCTTATTTTTGCCGTTATAACGTTCTTCCTTGGTTTCGGGACAGGTATCTCCTATGTAGGTGATTTTATTCCCTTCGGTTAACACATACTGATGCTCTTTTACTTCTAAATTTTCATCTAAAATCGTGATATCATAAAATAACATAGCAAAAAATTCCTTTTACAGTTGATAGAAATTACGGTTTACTTCTTCCGCGGTCACGGTAGCATTTGTGGTTTCGGTTAAATCGGCAAGGAATCTTTGGTAGCTTCCTTCTTCCATATAATACCGCATGGTAATATGGTCTGCATATACTACGTCAATCTTGCGGCAATCGTGTTTTCTTAAAATATGTTCCACGGTGCCGAATAAATGATAGGGACAATCAATCATAAATTCCACACATTCTGCCATGGTGATGACTTCAGATGCCTGCACGCCCTCGTGGGCAGACTTGGAATAAGCTCGAATCAGTCCGCCTGCGCCAAGCAAGGTGCCGCCAAAATAACGAACCACAATGGATAAAGTATCGGTGATTTCTCCTTTGGATAACACTTCCAAAACGGGAACGCCTGCCGTACCTTGAGGCTCTCCGTCATCGGAAAAGCGCTGAATCTGATTGTTGCGGATGCGGTATGCAAACACCACGTGGGTGGCATCGTAATATTTTTTGCGAGCCGCTTCCAAGTGGGAGAGGGCTTCTTCTTCGCTTGTCACAGGATAAGTCAGCGAAATAAAACGGGATTTTTTTTCGATAATTTCACATTCGCTGGCTTTTAAAACGGTTTTATAACTGCTCATACTGGGCAATCAGCTCCTCTTTTCCGTAAACGGTAAGTTCTTGGTATTCGTTTTCGTATCTGGTGTCCAACACTTTTAACTGGTCGTGAATTCTTGCTACCAGATAGGATTTATCATAGGGAATCCGAATCACTCTTTCCACCTCGGTGGTACGAGTTAATTCGGTAATTTTTTGCAGTAATTCGTCAACATGGTAACCTGTTTTGGCAGATACCATAATACTATCTTTTTCCGAAATAAATTCTTCGGTTAAGTTGTCAGCTTTATTATATACTGAAAGAATGGGTTTTGCTTCGGCACCCAAATCCTTTAGAAGATTTTCCACAGTCTTTTTGTGATTGGGTAAGTTTTCATCAGTAGCATCCATCACGTGCAACAGTAAATCCGCTTCGCAACATACTTCCAATGTGGATTTAAACGCTTCCACTAAGTGATGGGGAAGTTTTCGGATAAACCCAACCGTGTCTGTCAACACTGCCTGACGGTCATCAGCTAAAGTGAGTTTTTTTGATAAGGGGTCCAAGGTTGCAAACACCATATCTTCCACATACTGCTCGCTTCCTGTTAAAGCATTTAATAGCGAAGATTTTCCTGCATTGGTATAACCAACCAGAGCAATGTTTACCACTTCGTTTTTGGCACGCTGTTTTCGTTGGGTTTCACGGTTTTTTTCAATTTCTTTTAATTCTCGGCGTAAATTTGCAATTCTTTCACGGATGTGCCGTTTATCGGTTTCCAGCTGAGTTTCCCCGGGACCACGGGTACCGATACCACCTCCCAAACGGGAGAGGGAAGTACCGATGCCGGAAAGTCTGGGCAGATGATACAGAAGCTGTGCCAATTCTACCTGACATTTCCCTTCACGGGTGGTGGCACGCAGGGCAAAAATATCTAATATTAAGCGGGAACGGTCGATGACACGAACCTTCAATTCTTCTTCAATATTTCTGGTATGGGAGCCGGAAAGTTCACAGTCAAACACTACCAGATTGGCATCCAGCTCTTCCACGGCATTTTTTAATTCTTCAATTTTCCCTTTTCCCAAAACGGTACGGCTGTCGGGAGCTTCACGATTCTGGGTGATTTCTCCCACCACTTCGGCGCCGGAGGCTTCACAGAGTGCTTTTAGTTCTTCTAAGGATTCCGGGTCGGAGTCTTCTAATTTCCCGGTTCCTAAAAACACACCGCATACAATACATTTTTCCGTTTTTACAAATTCATCAATTGGTCTTTCCATTTAAATCGTTCCTTTATCCAGCATTTCTACCACGGCTTTGATCACGTGTTCTTCGCAGGTGACAGGCAACACCACATCTGCCAGTTCTTTTAATCCCTGGTTTGCATTAGCAACGGCAATTCCGCAACCTGCAACGGCAAGCATTTCTTTATCATTCATATTATCTCCCACCGCATAACATTTATCAGGAGATATTTTTAATATATTCAGCAATTCGCTTAAGGCAGAACCTTTATGAACTCCGTGAGGCAACAGTTCAAAATAATGCTCTTCACTTCTTACAAAACTGTACTGGGGATAAAGGGGTGGAATTACTTTTTCTAACATATCGATTTCATCGGTTTCTGCCGCCATTAAGACTTTGCACCAGTCAGGCGTTTCTTCTAAAGAGTGCCACTCAATTTTATTATCGGGAAAAATTTTTTCGTCGTTGATATGTTTTCTCACATAGGGATTGTCGGTGAAAAATAAAATTTCCTCGGGGATAAATGCTTCAATTCCCAACCATGGAAATTTTTTATGAATGTCGTTGACCACTTCTTTATAGTTTCCAAAAAGACGTTTGGCATACAAAAATTCATTGGTTGCAGGATTTTTGATAACACCGCCGTTATGGGAAATCACAGGGATATCAGGCGTTAATTCATCAAAATAACTTTCTAAGGATTGATACACTCTTCCCGAAGCCACGGTGAACTTTCCGCCGTTTGCTCTAAAATAGCGGATGGCTTCCAAGTTTTCTTTGGAGATGGTTTTTTCTTCGGTTAAGAGGGTTCCGTCCATATCGGAAACTAAGAGAATTCCGTCAAATTTCATAGGCGCTTTCCTTTCAGGGACTAAAAATGTACATACATAATTTATTATACACCAATTTTCTTGTAAATTCAAGTTTTTTCTGAAATTACAATGATTTATCTCTCTTTTTTTGTCAAACGGGAGAGGATTTGTTTTTCTTTCTTGGTTTTGCTTGAGGATTGTTGGTTTGTCTTTGTTTTTGCAGAAAAATGAAGAATTTTTTGGGTTGATTGCAAGGGGATGAGTGTGTTATAATCAAAAAGAACCTTTTCCTAATGAAAAATATAAACAAAAGAGGAAGGAATACGATTATGCTAATGAAAACAACAGTGACAAAGAAAAATGTTTGTTATGGGAACAAACGGTATCAACTGACGTATCGCCTTCTTTTGGAAGATGATTCATATTACGGGGTGGAAGTAATCTGCCGACATCAAAATACTGTGGAAACAGAACGAATTCTCATTGGAAAAAATAAACAGAAAGCTCTTAAGCTTCTTCGCTTGTTTGCGAAAGAGACGGTGTTCCCGGTGGCTTTAAAAGAAACTTGGGAAAATTTGTAAATCAGTATAAAAAAACAGTCCTCAATCTGAGGACTGTTTTTTTTATTTGAAACTTAGTTTAAGCCGGTAATCCAATCAGGAATATCTAACACTTCTTCTTTTTTCTTCTTGGGAGTTTCAGTCTGCATAAAGGAAGGAGCGCTTAACGGTTCGGGAGCCGGTTTTTCTACTACTTCTTTTTTAGCAGCGCCGAACTGAGGAATGTTAAAGTGATCACGGAATACTTCATTGGAAGCAAAACCGGTAGCAATCACGGTAACTTTGATTTCGTCCTTCATATTTTCGTCGATGACTGCACCGAAGATTAAGTTTGCATCCGGATCCACATGTTCCTGAACGATGGTGGCAGCCTGACTTGCTTCGATTAAGGACATATTCGGTCCACCGGTGATGTTTACTAACACACCTTTTGCACCGTCAATGGTGGTTTCCAGTAACGGGCTGGAGATTGCTGCTAAAGCTGCATCTTCTGCCTTGTTGTCGCCACTTGCCATACCGGAACCCATATGAGCATAACCGGTATTTTTCATAATAGTTTTTACGTCTGCAAAATCACAGTTGATTAAGCCGGGAACTACGATAACGTCGGAGATACCCTGCACGCCCTGACGAAGTACATCGTCTGCAATGCGGAAAGAATCCTTTAAGGAAGTGTTTTTATCTACTAAACCTAATAACTTATCATTGGGGATGACAATTAAAGCATCCACGTATTCTTTTAAGCCTTCCACGCCTTTTTTTGCAGCGTTGCTTCTTTTCATACCTTCAAAAGCAAAGGGCTTGGTCACAACACCAACGGTTAAAATGCCCATTTCCTTAGCAACGGAAGCAACTACGGGAGCTGCACCGGTACCGGTTCCACCGCCCATACCTGCAGCAATAAATACCATGTCGGCACCCTGAACCACCTGAGCAATTTCTTCTCTGTTTTCTTCAGCAGCTTTTTCGCCGATTTCGGGATTTGCACCTGCACCTAAGCCTTTGGTGATTTTTTCACCAATTCTTAATTTGGTTTGTGCTTTTGAGTTAAGTAATGCTTGATTATCTGTGTTGATGGCAATAAATTCCACCTTGTCCATATTGTTGTCAACCATGGTGTTTACAGCGTTGTTACCTGCGCCGCCAACTCCGATTACCTTGATTTTTGCAAAGGTGTCTAATTCGCTATGGTATGCCATATTCCTAAAACCTCCCTGAAATTTCTATCTAAAGTCTACATTTTTCGTAGATATATGCGCAATTATTCATACTATTCTCATATTATAGCATCTTTTTTTCGAAAAAGCAAGTCAAATGACGAAAAAAATGTAAAAAAACTGTAATTTTTAAGAGGGGTTATCAGACCCCAGTTCTTCCACGGTCAGTTGCTTTCCCAAATTGGAATATTTGTCCACGTAAAAACGACGGATAAAGCCAAAATTCTGGAACATTCTGGTGCCAAATACCACCACGATTGCCACGTATAAATCCAGTCCGAGTTTTTCTCCCAGATAGATGATAAAGGCAGCCAGAATTGCATTCCCGAACAGACCTGTTAAAAAGACCATCATAGAGAATTTTTTTCTTAAATTGGCGGAGATGCCGCCCAACACCGAATCCAGAGCTGCTAAAATGGCAATCGCCATGTAAACTGAATAGTCGGGATTGATGCTGCCCGGAACAAAGAAGGCAATCAAACAACCCAAAACAAAACCGATCAGAGGTAATAACATAATAAATCCTGCCTTTCTTTATTTTTTTGCTGCAGTGGGTGTTGCATATTTGAAGTTGATGGCACCCTTATAGGCAGGCACAGTGATTGATTCTGCGGTTTTTACGTCCACTTCGCAGTATGCGGCAATATCTGCCACAACACCGCCTTTAAACAGCAATGCAGATTCCAGCGTTTTGGCATCACCAATAGCATTGATGATAAACGGAGCGCCGATTCTCACATTGTTGATACTTAAAACAGAGCCCACACAACGAATTTCGGAAATGGAGGTTAAACGTTCTCCATTGATGGAAATGGCTTCTGCACCGGCATCTTTTAATTCGTTGATTACCAAAAGAATATCAGAATCGTGCAACCAATACAGACTTTCCGGTTCGCCGGGGAGAGGTGTTTGGGTTCCGTCGTTCATTTTGACTACCACGCCGGGACCTTCTACTTCTTTTAATCCTGCCAACACTTCCGCATTATCCAGCTGTTCTTTCATCAGCTTGGTAGTGGTGTTGGTATCTTCCACGGAAGACATATATTGATCCAATCGACTCTGTACGGTTTCCAATTCCAGATACAGCGCTTCATTTTTTTCCTTTTCTTTGCGATACATAGATTGGATTTCACCGGCACGAAGACCGCTGATAGAGCCGGCACCATTATTTTTTTTGACACTGCGGAGCTGTATGGTGATGGAAAATCCAAGCAGCAGACACACCAAGCCCATTGCGATTTGTGCTTTCCATTTGCTATTCATATTCTTTAAACACCGCCTTATCTTCATCGATAAATTCTATGGTTCCGGATTTTTCTTCCGGGATGTTTGCCAACACTTCTTTTAAAAATTTAATTTTGTAGGAACTTCTGCTGCCGGAGCCGATGTCTGCTGTAATATTATTCTCAAAATGTACGAAAAAATTGCCTTCTGTGACAGCTAGCTTTTCCAACGGGTCAATCATTTTATTTTGGCTGATTTCCTGTGAAATTGCAATTGCGGTATCCAGTTCATCTTGGTTTGCGGTATCCACAATTTTTCCCACTTCAAACTGTTCTACTGTAATTCCTTCAATTATGGGAACGTTGTATTTTTCGGTATCACCGGTAGAGTCCAGAATTTTTCCGGTTTCATCCACTGTCAGAAAAAGAGCTTCTCCGCATACAATTTCTGCAACGGGTTTGCATTCCGTAATACCGATGGATACCTTGTTGGGGAAGACTCTGGTAACATTTGCGGATTTTACAAAGGGAAGGGCAGCAATTTTTTTCTCGGTATCAACCGTCTGAAAGGTAAAAATGTTGGTTCCTACCGACAATCCGGAAGCATCCAATACTTTTTCGGCAGAAAGATTCTTGGTTCCCGTTACGGTGATTTCACGAATATGAAAAACAGGCGTTAAAAATCCGATGACAATTACCAGCACGATTAAGATGGCGGTAACCAGCACGGTGGTTTTGAACACCTTGTTTTTCTGATGCTTTTTTGTTTGGGGTTGTGGTTGGGCAGATGGTGTGCCCAACCCCTTTTCTTCATTCATAGGAATCCTCGTTTTGATATAGTGTTGTTTCCTCGGTCAAAGAAAGGAATCTGATATGTTATCATATGGATGTCAACCAAATGAGAGCAGCAATTTTTGTTGTTCCAACGATGGCAGAAGCTCTGCATTGGCTCCTAAGGAGCGTAGCTTGACAATCATATTTTCGTAGCCTCTTTCAATATGGTGCACGTCATTGATTATGGTTTTTCCTTCTGCTGAAAGCGCGGCAATTACCAGTGCAGCTCCCGCTCTTAAATCCTTTGCACACACGTTGGCGCTGTGCAGTTTGGGAACACCGTGCACACGGGCTGTGTTTCCGGAAAGGGAAATGTTTGCACCCATTTTTTGGAGTTCTTCCACATGATTGTAGCGGTTTTCAAATATATTTTCCACAATCATACTGGTTCCTGTTGAACGGAGTAGCGCAGCCATCATGATGGCCTGCGCATCTGTGGGGAATCCCGGATGCGGCATTGTGGAAATTAAGTCCACCGGCTTAGGGTGGGGGGGAGCTGTTATGGTTAAGGTATCATCGGAATGGGGTATCACAAATGCGCCCATTTCTTCTAAAATAGCAATGCTCTTTCCTAAATCTGCCACAGGAGCATTGGTTAAGGTGATGGTGCTTCCTGTTGCTGCTGCCAATGAAAGGTAGGTTGCGGCTTCAATGCGGTCGGAGCAAATGCGGTATTCACAGTCGGAAAAGTTTTTGGTGGGAGTAATTTGAATGGCGTTGGTACCTGCTCCCGTAATCTGCGCACCTGCGGTGTTTAAAAAGTTCTGTAAATCTACAATTTCCGGCTCTTTTGCAGGATTTTTAATGGTGACGGGTCCGTCTGCAATCAACGATGCAATCATCACATTCTCGGTAGCACCCACGCTGGGAAAGCTGAGCTGATATTCTCCGCCTTTTAAGGAGGGAGCTGTGCAACAGATTCCGGCTTCGTCTTCTTGAATTTGCACACCCATTTGGGAAAGAACAGACAAATGAATATCAATCGGACGTTTTCCCAATTCGCAACCGCCCGGATAGGAAATTTGGGCAGAACCGAATCGATTGATAAAGGCCCCTAATAAGATGATGGAAGAACGGAGTTTTCTCATCAGCTGTGATGGGACCTGCGGTTTGGCATCGAATCCTGTATTTACGGTGATGGTTCCATTCTCCATGATAACATGATACCCCAAATATTTCAAAATGTCAATGGTGCATCGAACATCCGAGATATCGGGGCAGTTATGTAACACAGTTTTCTTTCCTGTAATAATGGTTGCCGCCAAAATGGGCAACACCGCGTTTTTGGAACCGGAAATGGGGACGGTGCCCGAAAGCTTTTTTCCGCCTTCAATCAGGTATCTCATAGTTTCACACCTTTCTTACAGTTCCATTATATGAAAGGTGTGTCTGATTGTTACGGTTGATTGTGTAATTTCATCACAAGTTCACCCACTCGTTTATCACCGTCGGTGATGGCAAGAGGAGTGAGGGCTTCCGACATTTTCTGTAATTTGGCAGAATCACTCACCATGGAGTGCAGTGCCTGATATAAATTTTCTCCGGTGAGAGTTGCTTCCGGAATTTTTAATGCTCCGCCTAAGGTAACCAAAGCATGAGCGTTTTTATCCTGATGATTTGCCGTTACGTTGGGAGAGGGAATCAGGATGGCGGGTTTTTTCATGGCGCATAGCTCGGAAACCGTCATTGCGCCTGCTCGGGTAATTGCTACATCGCAGGCAGCTAATACGTTGGGCATATCTTCAATGTATTGGGTAATTCTGATCTGATTGGGATCAAAAGATAATTCTTTTACCTGTTCTAAAAATTTTTCATAATAGCGGCTTCCTGTTCCGATGAACATGGTGATGCCGGCTTTTTGTGCCTGCGGAATCATTTTTATAAAGGCTTCATTTAATTGCAGGGCACCTAAGCTTCCGCCGAAACACAGCACTGCAGGAGCATCTTCAGGAAGGTTCAGCTTTTGACGTGCTGTTTTTTTATTCACCTGCATAAATTCCTGACGGATGGGGTTCCCCGTTAATACAGCGCGATCGGGATGTTTTAGGAAGGGTTGTGCTTCCATAAAAGCCAATGCATAACATTTTGCCCATTTGGAAAGCAGTTTGGTTGTTAACCCAGGAATTGCGTTTTGTTCGTGTACCAAAAAGGGAATTTTTTTGGATTTTAAAGCGTACATTGCAAGGGCGCTGATATAGCCGCCGGTGGACACGCCCACATCAGGGCGAAACTTTTCCACAACCTTTTTGATTTCCTTGTGAGCTTGATAGTCGGTTGCCAGGATTTTAAAATTACGAAGCAAATGTTTGCGGTCTAATCCCTGGGAAGGGAATCCGTAAAACTGACAACCGGTTTTGGAATAAAGTTTTTTCTCCAATGCTCCGTCGGAGCCGATATATAACACTTCGGCACCCTGGTTTTGAAGGTAGGTGCCGATTGCAATTGCAGGATTGATATGTCCGGCAGTTCCGCCGCCGGAAATAAGTACTTTCATAAAACGCCTCCCGTTTTGATAAACGTATCAGCCTATCAGATATGATGCTCTGCTTCTTTTTTTGTTTGGGTAGAAATGTTTAAAATCATACCCATAGAAATCATCTGGAATACAAAGGAAGTTCCCCCTGCAGAAAAGAAGGGGAGCGGAATACCTGTGGGCGGAACCGAAGAGGTTGCCACACCGATGTTTAAAAGAACTTGCACAATGGTTAAAGAAATTAAACCGAATACCAACAGCATAGAATAACGGTCGGGTGCTTTCAGGGCAATCCTGATAGCGCGGTAAAGCAGCAGTGCAAACAACAATAATACTGCCAATGCGCCCAAGAATCCAAGTTCTTCACAGATGATAGAGAAAATGAAGTCGTTTTGCGGTTCGGGAATATATAAGAATTTTTGACGGCTTCTGCCAAGACCAAGTCCTGAAAAGCCACCGCTGCCAATTGCATAAAGAGATTGTACTACCTGCCAACCGTCTCC from Oscillospiraceae bacterium encodes the following:
- the murA gene encoding UDP-N-acetylglucosamine 1-carboxyvinyltransferase; translated protein: MRYLIEGGKKLSGTVPISGSKNAVLPILAATIITGKKTVLHNCPDISDVRCTIDILKYLGYHVIMENGTITVNTGFDAKPQVPSQLMRKLRSSIILLGAFINRFGSAQISYPGGCELGKRPIDIHLSVLSQMGVQIQEDEAGICCTAPSLKGGEYQLSFPSVGATENVMIASLIADGPVTIKNPAKEPEIVDLQNFLNTAGAQITGAGTNAIQITPTKNFSDCEYRICSDRIEAATYLSLAAATGSTITLTNAPVADLGKSIAILEEMGAFVIPHSDDTLTITAPPHPKPVDLISTMPHPGFPTDAQAIMMAALLRSTGTSMIVENIFENRYNHVEELQKMGANISLSGNTARVHGVPKLHSANVCAKDLRAGAALVIAALSAEGKTIINDVHHIERGYENMIVKLRSLGANAELLPSLEQQKLLLSFG
- the murG gene encoding undecaprenyldiphospho-muramoylpentapeptide beta-N-acetylglucosaminyltransferase yields the protein MKVLISGGGTAGHINPAIAIGTYLQNQGAEVLYIGSDGALEKKLYSKTGCQFYGFPSQGLDRKHLLRNFKILATDYQAHKEIKKVVEKFRPDVGVSTGGYISALAMYALKSKKIPFLVHEQNAIPGLTTKLLSKWAKCYALAFMEAQPFLKHPDRAVLTGNPIRQEFMQVNKKTARQKLNLPEDAPAVLCFGGSLGALQLNEAFIKMIPQAQKAGITMFIGTGSRYYEKFLEQVKELSFDPNQIRITQYIEDMPNVLAACDVAITRAGAMTVSELCAMKKPAILIPSPNVTANHQDKNAHALVTLGGALKIPEATLTGENLYQALHSMVSDSAKLQKMSEALTPLAITDGDKRVGELVMKLHNQP